The genome window GTTGAAATCAACGAGCGGTTCGGGCCGGAAACGCAGGATGTATTTGCCGAGCGAGGTTATCGAAACGTACAGATTTTTAAAGATATTCACGGCAAAGACCGGTTTGTGAAGGCGTTAATCTAAACGAGGTGAATGACCACTAATTTCACGTATCATACCAAAATCCGCCGCGTATTCGATGAGATGGGCAAGGTGGTTGTCGGACAGCATGATCTGCTCAGTCGGCTGCTCATTGGCTTGTTCACGGGCGGACATATTTTGCTGGAAGGCGTACCGGGCCTTGCTAAGACATTAACAATCAGCACCCTGTCGAAGGCGTTGCAGCTTGACTTTCAGCGCATTCAGTTTACGCCCGACCTGCTGCCTGCCGACTTAGTAGGAACGATGATTTTCAACCAGAAATCGGGTGATTTTGAGGTAAAACAAGGCCCCATCTTTGCCAACCTGATTCTGGCCGATGAGGTCAACCGCTCGCCTGCCAAGGTGCAATCGGCCCTGCTGGAAGCGATGCAGGAAAAGCAGGTGACCATTGGCGAAGAGACGTTTGTACTGGATAAGCCTTTTTTGGTGCTGGCAACGCAAAACCCGGTCGAGCAGGAGGGAACTTATCCTTTGCCCGAAGCCCAGGTTGACCGCTTCATGATGAAGGTTTTCGTTGGTTATTTATCGAAAGAAGACGAGCTGGAAGTGATGCGGCGGATGGCCAACATGAACTTCGATTATGAAGTGCAACCGGTTCTGGACAAGGACGACATTTTTGGGATTCGCGACGAAATCAATAAAATCACCATTTCCGAAACGCTCGAACGGTACATTATTGAGCTGGTTTTTGCCACGCGCCGCCCGCTCGATTATGCGCTCCGTGACGAAGCCCGCTACATTCAGTACGGTGTATCACCCCGTGCCAGCATTCACCTGAACCGTGCCGCCAAAGCCCTTGCATACTTCGACCAGCGCGATTATGTGCTGCCCGAAGATATCAAGGAAGTGGCCCTGGATGTGTTTAATCACCGCATTCACCTCAACTACGAAGCCGAAGCCGACGGCGTAACGACTTCGCAGATTGTGGATTCAATTTTGCGTAAAGTCGCTATCGGGCGATAAGACATCCGGTTTATTTCAGTCGCTGGTTGATGGTATCCGCCGTTTGCATCAGCACCTGCAGCACATTAGGTGCCGTGCTGCTTTCGTGCCGGTACGACGGCATGTAAACGCTCAAACTGGCCACCACTTCGCCGTAGCGTCGAATGGCTGCGGCATAGCCCACAAAATGTCGGACACTTTCCTGAAAGGCGTACCCACGCGAACGTATTACGTTGATTTCGTGCATAAAAGCTTGCAAATACGTAGCTTCCGGCCAAATTTCGGCAGGCGGCAGACCGTATCGCGCAACAAACCGTTCCAACTCCGTATCACTCATCATCGCAACCAGCAACCGACCCGAAGCCGAATCATAAACGTGCTTTTCGGGGGCGGCCTGCACCTGTAGGTACTGATCGCAGGATTCCCGATGAATCAAAATTCGCTGGTCGCCGTTGAGTACAGCCAGCAAGCAGCTTTCATTAATTTCTTGCGTCAGGCGCGCCATCTCCGGCTGGGCAGCCTCTACAATATCCTTTCGATAAGAGGTGTTGCCCGTGAGCAGATACGCCTTTGCCCCCAGACAATAGCCCTTCTTAGTGCCTACCTGATCTAGATACCGCCGGGCAACCATCGTCTTCATGATGTTGGCGCACGTACCGTGATTCAAGCCCATCGCATCCGCTACTTCTCCCAAAGTCTTGGGCCGAGTTGGGTCTGTCGCCACATATTCTAGTATATCGAAAGCCCGATTTATAACCTGAATCATAGAGTAAATTTTGTAATGTAAAATTCAATAATTTTATATAAAACAAAAATTAAAATATTTTCTGGCAAAAACTTCAATAATCAATCATTTGAAAAACAGGCTTTTAACTATATATAATAGTTTTTAATTTAATTTATTTTATAGAAAATAGAAAAATAATGATGAGAATCTTTTGTAGTCATAATATCATACTATAAAATTGTATCAATAATGAATTTCATTTTACAATGTTGAATTCATCTTCCTAAACCCATGACAACTACCTTTTACCGATGGATTTATTTGCTTGGCATACTCCTGCTGACGGTGGGAGAATTGCACGCGCAGACGGTAACCATAACCGGCAAGGTTACCGCCAAAGAGGACAATGAGCCACTTCCCGGTGTAAACGTTTCGGTGGATGGCACAACAACAGGAACAGTAACCGCAGCCGATGGAACCTACCAGCTAAACGTGCCCAGAACCAAGGCAACGCTTGTTTTCTCATCGATTGGGTACATCTCGGACCGGATTCCGCTCAATGGGCAAACGCAACTGAATGTTAGTCTGGCCGCCGATGTCAAATCATTGAGTGAGGTGGTCGTGGTCGGCTACGGCACCGTTAAGAAGAGCGACCTGACGGGTTCATTGGCGCAGGTGAAAGCGAAAGAAATTAACGCTTTCCCGGCAACGAACGTGCTTCAGGCCCTGTCTGGGCGAGCGCCGGGCGTGCAGGTTATTCAAAACAGCGGTGCACCGGGCGGCGGGGTCAGCGTCCGCATTCGGGGAACGAACTCCATTCAGGGAAGTAACGAGCCTCTGTACGTGGTCGATGGCTTTCCCTATTCATCGGGCACGAACCCAACCGTGCTGAATAACAGTGATATCGAGTCCATCGAGATTCTGAAAGATGCCTCAGCAACGGCTATTTACGGGTCACGAGGAGCCAACGGCGTAGTATTGATTACCACCAAACGAGGCAAGGCGGGCAAAACAATCGTCGATCTAGAAACCAGTTATAGCCTCCAGACGCTACGCAAAAAACTCGACCTGATGAACGGACGTGAGTACGCCACGTTTTACAACGAACAGGCGGCGAACGATGGGCTGGCTCCTCGGTTTACGCCCGACGAAATTGCCCAGATTGGTGATGGTTTCGACTGGCAGGAGGTCATCTTTCAGCGCGCGCCCATGCAAAACCACAACCTGACCGTTAGCGGTGGGACGGAGAAAACGCAGTTTTCGGTAGCAGGAAGTATTTTTAAGCAGACCGGTATCGTCATTGGCAGTGATTATGACCGCTATTCGCTTCGGGCCAACATTAACCACGATATTAGCAAGAAATTCAGTTTGAGTTATGGTGCGACCCTCACCCGACCTTCGTCCAACCGACGCAATTCCGGCGGGGGCAATCGGGGTGGCTCCATGATTTCGTCGGTTCTTTCCGCACCGCCAACCCTAACGCCTTACAACGAAGACGGAACCTACCGGAATCTGGCAACGGCCTATGCCTGGGGTTCGAACGTCCTGACCAATCCCCTGAACTACATCAATGAGCAGACCGACCGGATTTTGGTCAACAAGGTGCTGGCCAACAGTGCGCTAACGTTCAAGCCAATTCCGGAGCTAGCCATTCGGGTGTTCGGTGGGGTTGAAACCAGCGACGAACGAACGGATTCGTACACCACGCTGAATTTTATCAACTCCCAGGGAAGTGCCAGCGTGAACACCAGCCAGTTTATTAGTCTGCTCAACGAGAATACCATTACCTACACCAAAACGTTTCGGCAACACCATAACCTATCGGCGCTGGTCGGATTTACGTACCAGGATTTTGTAAATACAAGCCTGAGCGGTTCCGGGAACGGGTTTTTGAGCGATGCAACCGACACCTATAACCTGGGGTCGGCCAACGTGCCGGGCATTCCGGGATCTGGGTATTCAAAATCCACGCTAGTGTCTTACCTGAGCCGCCTGAATTACGGCTATAAAGGAAAATACCTGGCCACTTTGAGTTTCCGGGGCGACGGTTCTTCGCGGTATAGTGAGGGCAGCAAATGGGGTTATTTCCCATCGGGCGCTTTAGCCTGGCGTGTTTCGGAGGAAGATTTCCTGAAAAATGTTTCGTTTTTGTCCGATTTGAAATTCCGCGCGGGTTGGGGCTTAACCGGTAGCCAGGCCATTGGTGCCTACGCCACGCTGAATCAGTTGAGTTCTGGAAAAACGGTTTTTGGCGATGGAATTTTCACCACGTATGCGCCCGGAACGCGCTTGCCGGGCAACCTGAAATGGGAAACCACAGCCCAAACGGATGTCGGTATTGACGCGGCTTTCATGAGCAACCGGATTCGGGTGACGGCGGATTATTACGTAAAAAATACCCGCGATTTGCTCAACACCGTCTCGCTGCCGTCTTCGCTGGGCTTTACCAGCACCATTCAAAATGTGGGTTCCATCCAGAACAAGGGCTTTGAATTTTCGGTCGATGCGAATATTCTGAACGGGACTTTCAAATGGGACGCGTCGGCCAATTTCTCGGTCAACCGCAACAAGGTGGTGAAGTTATACGGCGGGCGGGATGTGCTGGGTTCGGCCATCAACATTACGGTGGTTAACGATGTAATCAATATCCTGCGCGAAGGCCAGCCACTGGGTTCTTTCTACGGATATCGGGAAAAAGGCTACGACGAAAAAGGGAAAATTCAGTACGTAGACGTGAATAACGACGGCCTGATCAACCAGAACGATAAGCAGATTATCGGCAATCCCAACCCGGATTTTATCTACGGCTTCAATTCGACCATGTCGTACAAGAATTTCGAGCTAACGCTTTTTTTCCAGGGCTCGAAAGGCAACGACATTTTCAACCTGAGTGCGGTGAACCAGACGCTCGACTACGGATTTGGCCTGAATATGCCGCGGGAAGTCTACGAAAACCACTGGACGCCTACCAACACCAACGCTAAATATCCGGTCATCAGCCGCACGACCGCCACGTTTATCTCCGACCGTTTTGTGGAAGACGGATCTTACCTGCGGCTGCGTAACATCCAACTGGCCTACAGCGTGCCCTTCCAGAAATGGGGCGTTTCATGGATTCGGAATGCGCAGGTTTACGTCAGCGGCCAGAACCTGCTAACCCTGACCAAGTATTCGTGGTGGGATCCCGAAATCAATTCCTACGGCGGGACCAACTCCATCAATCAGGGCATCGATCACTACAGCTACCCAACGGCAAAGACGGTCACATTTGGCCTGCGAGCCGGATTCTAACCACCAGTGAGCGAAAGAGTAAAAGGGTGAAATAGCGAAAGCTTGCAATTCATTCAACCGCTCTTTTACGCTTCCGCTCTTTCACTCTTTAAGCACATGAAAAAGATTATTCTTTTGTTTTCGGGTCTATTGTTGATTTCCTGCGAAGACGTACTGAAGGAAAATCCTAAATCGCTGGCGGTCGAAACCTTTTACAATACCGCTGCTGAAGTCGAGGCGGCGACAAATGCCATTTATGCCGCTATTCGGAGCGACAACTGCCTGGGTGGGCTGTATCCGGCGCAGCACGAAGCCTATACGGATTATAGCTATGGCCGGGGTAGTTATACTGTTCTCAGCGAATTTCAGAGCCTCGATCCAACGAACATCACGCGGGTCGGGCAGATGTGGGATGCTTTCTACTTGGCCATCCGAAATGCCAACCTCGTCATTCAGAACGCACCGAAAGGGACAAGAATCAGTCCGGCTGACGTGACTAAGTTTGTGGGAGAAGCCAAGTTCCTGCGGGCTTTGACCTATTTCTATCTGGTTCGTAACTGGAGCGGCGTCCCAATCCGAACGGAGGCAAACATGACCGAGCAAAACATCCCGCGAAACTCGGCGGCTGAGGTTTATCAACTGATTATGAGTGATCTCAATACTGCCGAAAAGGACCTGCCCGACGCACCTTCTATATCCGGCAGACCGTCGAAGTGGGCCGCGAAAACGCTGCTGGCGGACGTGTATTTTTACCAGGGCCAATATGCCCAGGCGCGCGACAAGGCCGACGAAGTAATCAAATCGGGTAAATACACCCTGGTTCCGGTGACCGTAGCGAATGATTTCTCGAAATTGTTCGGGCCGGATGTGGTAACCAATTCAGAGGAGATTTTTTACCTGAAGTATACTCGTTTGGCGAGTCAGGGTTTTCAGTTGGTCATGTTTGCGCATCATCCGGGGGCGCGGTTACACGGTGCCGGGGGCTACTACGCCCATTACACCGACAGCCAGCTTAACCCGGTCCTGAAAAACTGGGATAGCAAAGACCTCCGAAAAGAATACGGCTGGTATTCCTACAACATTGGCTTGGGGGCCAATAGCCTGCTAAGCCGAAAATTTGTGGACCCGATTGCCGTGGGGGCATCCGGGGCGGGGAATGACAATCCGTTGTACCGCTACGCCGATTTGCTGTTGCTGTATGCCGAAGCGGCCAGCCGGGCGGGCAACGGACCAACCGCGGCGGCGATGGAAGCACTCAACCAGGTGCACCGTCGAGCGTATGGAAAAGCGGCAACGCAACCCTCCGAGGTGGATTTTAAACTGGCGGACTACAACGCGCAAACTTTTGTGGATCTGGTGCTGAAAGAGCGGGGCTACGAAACCCAGTACGAAGCCAAACGCTGGCTTGACCTGAAGCGCACGGGGCGGGTCAAAGAAATCATCAAAGCGGCGGTGGGCAAGAACGTAACCGATAAGTTTTTGTTGTGGCCAATTCCACCATCGGAGCTGAATTTCAACACCGCTTTGGATGCGGCCAAAGATCAGAATCCAGGCTATTGAGCGAAAGATCGTCTGTTTTATTCTGGCTTTAGAAGTAAGCGGCATTCCACGAACTGCTTTTAGAGCTAGCATAAACCCCAACCGCCCGTACTCATGAATCTCATTTTTTTACAGCTTCTGTTTGCTCTTTTGCCTATGTCGGCCCCTTCGGAAAATAGCATAAAACCTGTTGAACCAACATCCAAAGCCATCCTGAAAACGAAAGGCTTGATCAGCTTCTGGAATTTTAAGGAGGGTTCGCTACAGGCGCAGGGTCCTTTCCCGTATCGCCTGAGAGAAAGTGCAAATGCCCCCGAAAAACAACCCGATGGCCCTGTATCGGGCTATTCGCTAGCCTTTTCGGAAGGCGATTATCTGTCTATTCCGAGGGCGGAATGCCCCGCGCTGGATTTGCACGGTAAAGAAGCGCAGGTAACGGTTTTGGCCTGGGTAAAGCGAGCCCCTAAAACCATCAAACCAACTGAATGCGAAGCGGTGGCCGGCATGTGGCTGGAAACGGCCAAAAAACGCCAGTACTGCCTGTTTATGAACCTACGGATTTACAAAAGTGCCAATCAGGTTTGCGGACACGTTTCGTCGGTGGGCGGACCAACGCCGGGCGAAAAATGGTGCATGGACGCGTCGATTGGGCAAAATCCGGTGCCTTTTGGCGAGTGGGCCGCCGTTGCTTTTACGTACGATGGGCAGGATGTCCGCTCGTACCTCAACGGCGAGCTAGATACGCGGGAGGACCGCAATCCTTATCATTATCCCGAGGGCCTGTTCAACGCTGGACCCGAAGGCGCTGATTTTACCGTTGGGGCGGTGCACCGCTCGGGGGAAATGGGCAACTTCTTTGCGGGGCAACTCGGTGGACTGGCCGTATTCAACCGCGCGCTTTCAGCTAAAGAAATCAAAATGCTTTCGCAATTATAAATGTGCATGGTCAGACGAGGCCAGCAAGAACCCGTACGCTCAAATGAAACAATTCCTAACCCATAATCAATTTGTTTTCTTCTTGATAAGCTGGTGTATTGGCTTCACCGCCCAGGCGCAATCAGCGCGTTATGATTCGCTTTGGAAAGATCCCGCCGTTGAAAGTCGCATTCAGAAAGGCATCGAAGCCAACCGGAAAGGTGAATTTACCATTCGTTTTACCGATAAAGACGGAAATCCGGTTACGCCCGGTGCCGTGTCGCTAACCCAAACCCGTCACGATTTTTATTTCGGGGCCAATGGGTTTATGGTCAAGGGCTTTAAGAATGCGAAAGAGGATGCCTTATACGAAGAGCATTTTTCGAAACTCTTCAATTTTGTCACCATTCCATTCTATTGGCCGGAGTTGGAGCCTGAACCGGGAAAGTTGCGCTTCGGCAAAGACAGTCCGTACAGCTACCGCCGCCCCGCACCCGATGTGGTAATGGAATTTGCCAAAAAGTATAACCTCACGCCTAAAGGGCATACGCTCGTGTGGGACAATTCGCGCTGGTCGATACCGCCCTGGCTGCCGAAAGATGAGAAAATCATGGAGCAAAAGATCAGCAAGCGGATCGGGCAGATTGCTGAGCGATACGGACACGATATTCAGATTTGGGACATTGTGAACGAAGTCACCGACCGCCACTCCGACGTGCTGATGCCGAAAGATTTTGCTTTCAAAGCCTTCAAGGAGAGCGAGCGCGTATTTCCGGGTAGCAATGTGTTTACGCTCAATTTTACTACCGGAATCTGGAATCGTAGCAATAAACGCGAATACAGCGCCGATTACCTCGTTACGGAAAATCTGCTGCTTCGTAACGCCAAAATCAACGCCATCGGGTTGCAGTTTCACAACTTTAGCGAGCCGGAGTACAACGAGATTGTACAGGGGAAAGCCATGATACCGTCTACACTGTTCAAGACGCTGGATTTGTATGCAGACTTTAACCTGCCACTGCACATTACCGAAATCACCGTAGCTGCTTTGACAGAGAAAGGCCCTGAATACCAGGCTAAAATGACCGAAAATTATTACAAACTGTGGTTCAGCCACCCGAAAGTGGAGGGCATCATCTGGTGGAACCTCGTCGACGGAACGGCGGCCCCGGCGCGTATCCGGTCCGATGGCAGCGTTGTGCCCGGTGAAGACAAATGGAAAGGCGGCCTGCTCAACCGCGACTTCACGAAAAAGCCCGTTTACGACGTGCTCGACCGGCTAATCAACAAGGAGTGGCGGACCAACGTGACGGTATCTCCCAAAAACAACGCCGTCAGCTACAGCGGTTTCTACGGGACGTACAAGCTGGTCACGCAGGTAAAAGGCAAGAAATACGAAAAAGAGGTTCAGTGTCCCAAAAGCGGCACCCGCGACATTATCGTTGTGCTGGACTAAGCGCATAAGTTGCACCGAACCTCCGGTATTATTTTTAATCAAACTTATCTTTTCGCACTCTTATTTTTTCTCATGAAGATCATTGACATTCGTACCCGCTGCGTAGCCATTCCACTCAATGCGCAGCTTCGGCACAACACGGGTGTTCATCCGGGCTATTTCCTGCGAACCATTCTGGAAGTGATCACCGACGAAGGCATTGTTGGCCTGGGTGAAGTGGGCGGCGGCGACCAGCGGGGCGCTTTACAAAAGCTCAAACCACGGATTCTCGGCCTCGATCCTTTTCAACTAGAGATTTTGAAAATGAAGGTGTTACGCAGTATCTATTACCTCTCTAACGCCCGACTTTACGCCGCTTTAGAAATGGCTTGCCTGGATATCCAGGGAAAAGTGCTGGGTCGGCCGCTCAGTGATTTGCTGGGTGGCCGCGTTCGGGATGAAGTGCCTTTTA of Tellurirhabdus bombi contains these proteins:
- a CDS encoding AAA family ATPase, which produces MTTNFTYHTKIRRVFDEMGKVVVGQHDLLSRLLIGLFTGGHILLEGVPGLAKTLTISTLSKALQLDFQRIQFTPDLLPADLVGTMIFNQKSGDFEVKQGPIFANLILADEVNRSPAKVQSALLEAMQEKQVTIGEETFVLDKPFLVLATQNPVEQEGTYPLPEAQVDRFMMKVFVGYLSKEDELEVMRRMANMNFDYEVQPVLDKDDIFGIRDEINKITISETLERYIIELVFATRRPLDYALRDEARYIQYGVSPRASIHLNRAAKALAYFDQRDYVLPEDIKEVALDVFNHRIHLNYEAEADGVTTSQIVDSILRKVAIGR
- a CDS encoding IclR family transcriptional regulator; translation: MIQVINRAFDILEYVATDPTRPKTLGEVADAMGLNHGTCANIMKTMVARRYLDQVGTKKGYCLGAKAYLLTGNTSYRKDIVEAAQPEMARLTQEINESCLLAVLNGDQRILIHRESCDQYLQVQAAPEKHVYDSASGRLLVAMMSDTELERFVARYGLPPAEIWPEATYLQAFMHEINVIRSRGYAFQESVRHFVGYAAAIRRYGEVVASLSVYMPSYRHESSTAPNVLQVLMQTADTINQRLK
- a CDS encoding SusC/RagA family TonB-linked outer membrane protein, which translates into the protein MTTTFYRWIYLLGILLLTVGELHAQTVTITGKVTAKEDNEPLPGVNVSVDGTTTGTVTAADGTYQLNVPRTKATLVFSSIGYISDRIPLNGQTQLNVSLAADVKSLSEVVVVGYGTVKKSDLTGSLAQVKAKEINAFPATNVLQALSGRAPGVQVIQNSGAPGGGVSVRIRGTNSIQGSNEPLYVVDGFPYSSGTNPTVLNNSDIESIEILKDASATAIYGSRGANGVVLITTKRGKAGKTIVDLETSYSLQTLRKKLDLMNGREYATFYNEQAANDGLAPRFTPDEIAQIGDGFDWQEVIFQRAPMQNHNLTVSGGTEKTQFSVAGSIFKQTGIVIGSDYDRYSLRANINHDISKKFSLSYGATLTRPSSNRRNSGGGNRGGSMISSVLSAPPTLTPYNEDGTYRNLATAYAWGSNVLTNPLNYINEQTDRILVNKVLANSALTFKPIPELAIRVFGGVETSDERTDSYTTLNFINSQGSASVNTSQFISLLNENTITYTKTFRQHHNLSALVGFTYQDFVNTSLSGSGNGFLSDATDTYNLGSANVPGIPGSGYSKSTLVSYLSRLNYGYKGKYLATLSFRGDGSSRYSEGSKWGYFPSGALAWRVSEEDFLKNVSFLSDLKFRAGWGLTGSQAIGAYATLNQLSSGKTVFGDGIFTTYAPGTRLPGNLKWETTAQTDVGIDAAFMSNRIRVTADYYVKNTRDLLNTVSLPSSLGFTSTIQNVGSIQNKGFEFSVDANILNGTFKWDASANFSVNRNKVVKLYGGRDVLGSAINITVVNDVINILREGQPLGSFYGYREKGYDEKGKIQYVDVNNDGLINQNDKQIIGNPNPDFIYGFNSTMSYKNFELTLFFQGSKGNDIFNLSAVNQTLDYGFGLNMPREVYENHWTPTNTNAKYPVISRTTATFISDRFVEDGSYLRLRNIQLAYSVPFQKWGVSWIRNAQVYVSGQNLLTLTKYSWWDPEINSYGGTNSINQGIDHYSYPTAKTVTFGLRAGF
- a CDS encoding RagB/SusD family nutrient uptake outer membrane protein — encoded protein: MKKIILLFSGLLLISCEDVLKENPKSLAVETFYNTAAEVEAATNAIYAAIRSDNCLGGLYPAQHEAYTDYSYGRGSYTVLSEFQSLDPTNITRVGQMWDAFYLAIRNANLVIQNAPKGTRISPADVTKFVGEAKFLRALTYFYLVRNWSGVPIRTEANMTEQNIPRNSAAEVYQLIMSDLNTAEKDLPDAPSISGRPSKWAAKTLLADVYFYQGQYAQARDKADEVIKSGKYTLVPVTVANDFSKLFGPDVVTNSEEIFYLKYTRLASQGFQLVMFAHHPGARLHGAGGYYAHYTDSQLNPVLKNWDSKDLRKEYGWYSYNIGLGANSLLSRKFVDPIAVGASGAGNDNPLYRYADLLLLYAEAASRAGNGPTAAAMEALNQVHRRAYGKAATQPSEVDFKLADYNAQTFVDLVLKERGYETQYEAKRWLDLKRTGRVKEIIKAAVGKNVTDKFLLWPIPPSELNFNTALDAAKDQNPGY
- a CDS encoding LamG domain-containing protein, whose product is MNLIFLQLLFALLPMSAPSENSIKPVEPTSKAILKTKGLISFWNFKEGSLQAQGPFPYRLRESANAPEKQPDGPVSGYSLAFSEGDYLSIPRAECPALDLHGKEAQVTVLAWVKRAPKTIKPTECEAVAGMWLETAKKRQYCLFMNLRIYKSANQVCGHVSSVGGPTPGEKWCMDASIGQNPVPFGEWAAVAFTYDGQDVRSYLNGELDTREDRNPYHYPEGLFNAGPEGADFTVGAVHRSGEMGNFFAGQLGGLAVFNRALSAKEIKMLSQL
- a CDS encoding endo-1,4-beta-xylanase — its product is MKQFLTHNQFVFFLISWCIGFTAQAQSARYDSLWKDPAVESRIQKGIEANRKGEFTIRFTDKDGNPVTPGAVSLTQTRHDFYFGANGFMVKGFKNAKEDALYEEHFSKLFNFVTIPFYWPELEPEPGKLRFGKDSPYSYRRPAPDVVMEFAKKYNLTPKGHTLVWDNSRWSIPPWLPKDEKIMEQKISKRIGQIAERYGHDIQIWDIVNEVTDRHSDVLMPKDFAFKAFKESERVFPGSNVFTLNFTTGIWNRSNKREYSADYLVTENLLLRNAKINAIGLQFHNFSEPEYNEIVQGKAMIPSTLFKTLDLYADFNLPLHITEITVAALTEKGPEYQAKMTENYYKLWFSHPKVEGIIWWNLVDGTAAPARIRSDGSVVPGEDKWKGGLLNRDFTKKPVYDVLDRLINKEWRTNVTVSPKNNAVSYSGFYGTYKLVTQVKGKKYEKEVQCPKSGTRDIIVVLD